Below is a window of Verrucomicrobiota bacterium DNA.
CGCCAGAAAATCGCTCAATGAAACAAAGGGCCGCGCTTCTCGTTCTCTCAGCAATCGATCACTCGTCTTCTGGGCCAGCCCCTTCAGCCGGCTCAGCCCCAATCGGATTTGTCGATCCTCTACCACCGTCGTCTCCCCCGCACTGGCCACCACCGACACCGGCCGCACCCGCAAGCCCCGCTTCTTGGCATCTCGGATCAGAGTGGCCGGGGCATAAAAGCCCATCGGCTGATTGTTCAAAAGGGCCGCATAAAAAGCCGCTGGACGATGCACCTTCAGCCAACAGGAGGCATACGCCAGGAGCCCAAAAGAAATCGCATGGCTCTCAGGAAAGCCATAGAGAGCGAAAGACTGGATGGAATGCACCACCTTGTCTTGCACCTCCTCGGTGATGCGCTTGGCCGTCATCCCCGCGCGCAACTTGGCGATCACGCGCTGCATCCGCTCATCCGAGCGCTTGAAAGACATGGCGCGGCGCAGCTCATCCGCCTCGCTCCCGGTGAAGTCCGCGATCAGCATCCCCATTTGCAAGATCTGCTCCTGAAAGAGCGGCACCCCGAGCGTCCGCTCGAGAGCCTGCTCGAAAGCCGGGTGGATGCAATCAATGGGCTCGCGCCCAGTCCGCCGGTTGAGGTAAGGATGCACCAAATCCCCCACGATCGGGCCGGGACGAATGATGGCCACCTCAATGCAAACATCATAAAACGTCCGTGGTCGCAGAATCGGGAGCGTGGCCATCTGCGCGCGGGATTCCACCTGAAAGGTGCCCACCGTATCCGCCTGGCACATCAACTCATAGGTGGCGGCATCGTCCTTCGGGAGCGTGCCCAAATCGACGGGTTCGCCCCGCTCGCGCGAAATCGTCAAGACATCCTCCATCACCGCCATCATCCCCAACCCCAGCAAATCCACCTTAACGATCCCCAAATCTTCACAATCGTCCTTATCCCACTGCACCACGGTCCGATTCGGCATGGCCGCCGGCTCCAAGGGCACCACCTGGTCCAAGCGCCCATGGGTGAACACCATCCCCCCCGAATGCTGCCCGAGATGGCGCGGCAGGCGCAAAACCTCTTGATACAGCCTCCGCAAAGGCAGGAACCGCACATCGCTTTTGGCCACACCGGACTGCACAAAAGTCTCTTCCAAACCGTCCACCAGCTGGCTGGGGTAGACCGCCTCCTTGGGGCTCTTCCCCGCCACCTCTCGCTGGGGATCTTCCGAGCGGGGGCTGGCAGAAATCTCCGAAAAACGGTTGGCCAGCTCCTCGGGGAAACCCAGCACCTTGCTCATCTCACGAAAAGCCGAACGTGGCTTGTAGGTGATGACATTGGCCGTCATGGCCGCGCCGTAGGGGGCATAGGTATCAAAGACATGTTGGATGACGCGCTCGCGCCGCTCCCCGGAAGGAAAATCGATATCGATATCCGGCCACGACTTTCGATTCTCCGAAAGAAAGCGCTCAAAGAGCAGCTGCTGCTCCATGGGATTCACATTGGTGATGCCCAAGGCATAACAGACCACCGAATTGGCAGCCGATCCCCGCCCTTGACAGAGAATCCCCTCCCCGCGGGCAAACTCCTTGATGCTCCAGACCACCAGAAAATAACCGGAAAAGCCCAAGCGCTCGATCAAGCTCAGCTCATGCGCCACCTGCTGGCGCAGCTGGGGCGTGGCCCGCGGGCAACGTTGCTTCAAGCCCCGCCAAGCCTCCTCCCGAAGACGGCCGATCTCCTCCGGCCGACTCAAACACCGCCCCGTCGCCGGATCTCGAAACGAAGGAAACTCATAGCCCAAATTCTCGAGCGTGAACTCCACCCTCTCTGCCAAACGCCCACTCTCGGCGAGCGCCTCTGGGAAATCCGCAAAGAGCGCCTCCATCTCCTCAGGCCCTTTCAGGGTGCGCTCCCCATTGCACTCCAAAAGACGCCCCGCCTCATCCAAGCGGGTGTGATGCCGCAGGCAAGTCAGCGCATCATGGAGAAAGCGCGCCTCCCGCTCGGCGAAAAGAGGCGCATTGCTCGCCATCACCGAAAGCCCCAGATGCTCCCCCAAATCCCGCAAAGCCCGCTCCACCCGCCGCTCCCCCCGCCTGCGATGCCGCACCACCTCCAAAACCACCTGCCCCACACCGAAACGCTCCACCAGCTGCCCGGCAAAGCGGAGCGCTTCCGCCTTCTTGTTGGCAGCCAGCAATCGAGAAAGTAGTCCCTCGCCATCCCCGCTCAGACAAACCACGCCTGCCAGCGCCTCCTCGGGCAGACTGAAAAAACTCGCGTAGTCCAGCCAAGCCACCTTTCGCTCAGGGGCCTCCAAATGGAGTCGAGTCTGCAAGCGCGAAAGATTCTGGTAGCCCTCCCTAGTCGCCGCCAAAAGGGGCAGGGACGTGCCATCGCAGAAATCGAGCGTCGTCCCGACCCAGGCCCGCAATCCCACCTCGGCCGCCGCTACCTGGACCCGCGCCGAGCCATAAAATCCCGCGTGATCACACACGGCCAGGCCCGGCATGCCGAGGGCCGCCGCCCGTCGCACCAAAGCCTCCGGCTGACTCGCCCCCCGCAGAAAAGAAAAAGCACTGCGCGCATGCCATTCCACAAAGCCACTCATCCTTGGCTCCTCTCCCTCTCAGCCATACTCAGCCATAGGCCCCCTCCACCCACCAGCGCGTCCCCCCCACTTGAGCCACTTTCAAAAGCGCGCCCGACTCCAGGGACACATCCCACTCCACCCGCTTCCACGCCTCCTGCCCCCACCAGTGTCCTGAGAGGAGAAAAGGCCCCCGCCGGGCAGTGATCGATCCAGCCCAAGGCCCACCCTGCAAAGCCAGCGGCCACGACAGCCCTCCTCGGCCCTCGGAAAACACCGTCACCCCGATAGGCGGGCGAAAACGGCGCAGCGGCAAGGGCAAAACCGCAGGAACCTCCCCTCCCCCCCTCCCGCTATGGAAAGGCTGCACCGCAAAATCCTCTGCCCGGTGGGAGCGAGCCGGCCTGGGGCGCCCCACTCGCTCCCGACCCACCAGGGACTGCAAATGGGCCAGCGTCTCGGTGAAGCGATTGCCATCCGCCAAGCCCCGGCGCATCCAATCCCGTTGCGCCTGAGACGCCTCCGTGGGGAGCACTTCCAGCGTCACCGCCTGGGTCGGCGCAGCGTGTTCCGCCCCCTCCAGGAAAGCCCGCAAAATCGCCATCAACCCCTCCAGCCCCGCGCTCGGATCGGCCACCCGGAGGCGACTCTCCTCAGCCCGTCCATCGATGAAATGCAAAGTCAGCACCAGCTCCCGAGCCACCCGCAGCATGGCCTGCAACCGCCCGACGAGCGTCTCCAGCAAACGATGAAGCACAAAGAATAGAGGCTCCAGTTGGGTGACCGGCTCCTCCAGCTCGAAGCTCTCCAAAAGCCGCTTCACAGGGCGATGCAATCGCAAGCGACGCCGCTCCCCATTGAGCACCGCATGCATCCTGCTCGCCTCCACGCCTAATCGATCCCTGACCGCAGCCCCCGCCAAGCGGGCAAACTCCCCCACGCGCCGCAGCCCCCAAGCCTCCCAGCGCTCCCGCCACTCCGGCCTAGCGCCCAGCGTCGCCAGCACACCCAGGGGCAAATCCCAAAGAGCCTCCACCTCCTCGACCACCTCCCGCCCGCTGACCGCCGCCAGCCACGCCGCTTCCGGAGTGGGCCCGATGGCCCGGCGCCAGAAAAGCGGAAACTCTGGCAGCGCCTCGAGCCACGCAGCCGGATCACGGCGCGCTTCTGGGATGGGAAACACATCCAGCAAAACCGTCGCCTCATCCGCCAGCTCCACATCCGCCGCCAAGTGCGTGGCTCGGCGCAGCAAGCTCTCGCGCATCCGCGCCTCCGCCTCCGGCACCCGCTCCCGCAGTTGCAGCGTGCGGCAGCGGGCCAGCGCGCGCGTCAAGGCCATGCCCGTCTCCACGCCCTCTCGCTGCGCCCGCGCATTGGCATAGAGCACAGGCACTCTCGGCCCCCCTTCGCGGAGCGATCCCGGGGCCAGCATGGCACAAGGCTGCCCGTCCAAATCCGGCTCCTCCCAGAGCGCCACCTGCAGGGGCAATTGCGGCACATGCAGCGCCGCGATCATCGCGCCACCTCCTTGCCGCGCTCCCCCACCCGGACCTGCGCGTGCAACTCCCCCGGGAAACGATCCAAATCCTCCAACGTAAAGCAATCGGGCAAAACGCGCCGTTGCCGGGCTCCCGCCACCACCGCCTCCGAACTCAAAACCACCAGCGCCACCCCCGAAGTCTGGGCCAAAATCCTCAAGCGATGCCAAGAACTCGCAGCCACGCCTCGCAAGGCCTCGCGATCATTGCCCGCGATGTCCAGCACCACCAAAGGCAGATTTCCATCGCGCAGCAAAAGATCCGCCGCCCGCAGCGTCTCCCCCACCTCCCGGCAGCGAACCCACAGCACCCGATCACAGCTGGCCGCCCCGTAGGACTCAGGATCAAAGGAATCCGTCCCATCGATGAGCGCCAGAGGCACCTCCGGCGAAATGCCAACCTCCTCCCCCCTCCGCAAAAGATCCGCCACCACCAGCGCGATGCCACTGCCCGGCCCCTCCGCCACCAGCTCCGTCACCTCCCCGCGAGGGAAGACCGGCGCCTCCGTGGCCGTCAACGGAGCCGCAAACTTCACCACCGCCTGCGCCCCAAACCGGTCGCAAAGAGCCGCTCTCAGCGAACCCAACTTGTCCTTGGAAGAAGTCGCCACGTTCATAACAGCGCGAAGACCAATAACGTTCACTTGAACAGTATTTGCAAGCCAAAAATTGGCCCTTCCCGCCTGGAAAGCGCTGCCATTTGTCCTTGACCCTCGGGGAAACGCGGATACATCTTCCGCCCCTCTTTCCAGAAACCGAGGTTCCTATCCATGTCACGTGTTTGCAGCATCACCGGAAGTCGCATCACCAGCGGTCGCAAAATTCACCGCAGTGGTCTCGCGAAGAAAAAAGGCGGCATCGGCATGCACGTCACCAAAACGGTCAAGCGCCAGTTCCAGCCCAATCTCCAGACCAAGCGCATCTGGGTGCCCGAGCTAAACAAGTATGTCCGTGTCAAATTGAGTGCCCGCGCCCTCAAAACCATCTCCAAGAACGGCGCCTACGTTACCCTGAAAGGGGCTGGCCTCATCTAACTCTCTGGGTCGCGCGGTGTCTCCTCGCCGCACGGCCTTCCTGCACACCCCGTCTGTAACACCAACCTGAACTCATGGCCTACTCCGTCAAAAGCAAGAAATCCGGAAAAGACTACTACCTCCACTGCCGCGAACAAAAACGCGCCAATGGCAAAGTGACCAAACTGTTCTTCTTCGCCGGAGAGCAAAAAGACGGCGTCCTCGATGCCCTCCCCGATGGCTACACCGTCATCGAAAACGAGCGGACCGGCCTTCCTTTCCTCAAGCGAAAGTAAGCACGGCGCGCGCGCCCGAGACTCCCCTTTGCAGCCCCTACAGCCGCCTTGGTATCGACCGAGGCGGCTTTCTTTTTGTCTCCTCCCCAGCCCGGCTCACCCCTCACTCGCTCACTCGAACACGCACGGCACGAGAATGCCGTCCCGCATCCCATGGATCACCTTCTTGTCCGCCGGGACGATCGTCGCCAGCACCCCCCCTAAGACCAGCCCCGCTCCCGTCCGGAAATAATAAGGGCACAGCCGGGCCCGCCCCTCCATCTCACGGATCTCCTTGGTCTCGGGATCGAAGTAAGGATGGCGTAGACGCTTGGCCTTATGGAATTGCTGGAGGAGCCAGGGACCCTGGGGAAACTCCCGGATGGCCCGGTCGAGCGCGGCCGCCCACTCCCGCTGCGAAAGATCGCTCCCCACAAAAACCCCCCGACTCCCCCAAGCCTCCTCGCTGAAGCCACTCACCTTCAAAACCAGTTCCCGCTCCTTTTGGGTGAACCCAGCCAAATCCCGCCAATCTTGCACCTCCAACCCCGGAAGGACCGCATGATGGGGGAGGGGCGTCGGATCCACCACCCACCCCCTCGGCACCATCGCCCGCAGCTTCTCAAAATGAGAAGCCCGCATCTCCCGCTCCCAAAGCGGCTCCAGCGGCTTGGCCCAGAGAAGCGCCAGCCAAAGCTTCTCCTCCAAATGCGGTTTGAAAGGCGCGGTCACCTCCGCCTGCCCGGCCTGCAAGCGCTCCACCAAGCGGGCCACCGCCGGCAGCTGGGGAAGGTCAAACAGCTCGAAAAACCGGTAGACCCGCTCCGCTTGCCCGCCGGACTCCGCCGGCACCACCTCCACCCCCTCCACCTGGGAAGCCAACCAAGTCATCTCCGGTCGGTAATCGGCACTCTCCTGGGACAGCCAGATCTCTCCGCCCTCGGGAAAAAGAGCACCAAAGCCCTCCCGCATGCCATCGAGGCCGCCCACCACCTCCGGGAAACCCGCTTTCGCGTAAACCTGGTTCAGCCAAGCGAGGATCCCGAGCCCCCCCGGCACGCTGTCTAACTCCGTCATGGCCAAGCCCTCCTCCGTCCAGAGCAAGTCCGGCCGGAGCACCTCGGGCAGCGCCTCGCGCTGGCTGCGATGGTTGGCTAAGCGCAGAAGCTCCTCCGGCTTGCCCGCCTCCAGGTAGCGGGCCAGCCAACCCGGGGCCGAACCCTTGCGGGAGCGATAGTAAAGAGAATCGGCCGCCTTGACAAAGCGCTCCAGCCGATCGCCCAAAGCGCGAATCTCCTTCCCCAGCTTGGGGGGCAAACGGAGCGGCTCGGGGGACCCCAGCCAATCGCTCCCCGCGAAGAGCCCCCCCTCCGGACGGGCCGCCTCCAGCGCCTCCCAACTCAGCCCGCTCATCACCTGTTGAGCGTGCGCAGCGCCTCCCGGAGCAGCTCATCGGAGGACCACTGGCTGTCGCCCTGTTGCAGCTTCTGGACCGCCTTGTGGGCATCGGCCTGCTTGTAGCCCAGGGAAATGAGCGCTAGAACGGCATCGCCCCCCGCCGTCTCCCCACCTTGGCCCGTCCCTCCGGTCTGCTCCCAGACCGCCGCCACGCCCAGCTTATCCTTGAGCTCCAGAATGATTCGCTCGGCCGTCTTCTTGCCGAGCCCGCTGATGCGCGCCAGGGCCGCGGCCTCGTTTTGCACCACATTCTGTTTGAACTCCTCGACTCGCATCCCGCTCAAAATGGCCAGGGCCAGCTTGGGCCCCACCCCGGAAACCCGATTGAGCAGCAACTGGAAAAGATCGCGCTCCTCGGCGCGACGGAATCCATAAAGAGCCTGCTCATTCTCCCGCACATGAAAATGGGTCAGCACCGTCACCGCCTGCCCGGCCGGCACATCATCAAAGGTCCCCAAAGGCACCGCCACCGCATAGCCGATCCCGCCCACCTTCACGACCAAGCGATCGGGAAAATTCTCCACCACCGTGCCTTCGAGAAATGCGATCATGCTAACATTGCCACCTTGGTTCGGTCGCGGACTCGTTCTATGCTGGCCCCCGCCATGATGGTCAACGTCAAAGCACTCCTCCTGCTCTTTCTTGCTGGCAGCCTCTCGGCTGAAGAACCGGCCCTCTGGCTGGAACCGCGTTTTGAAGGATCGCCCGTCACCTTCCCCCTACCCGACGCCCAAAACACCCTCCTGACCGCAGGGCACTTGGCGGCCGATCGCCTCCGCCCCCTCCCGAGCGAGCCCGAAGACCGCGCCCGCCATCTCCGCAGCGCGCAGCGGCTCGTGAGCCAGCTTCACAGAAGACTCGAGCCCGAATTGATGCGGGACGAGCAAGGCGTGGTGCAATACGTCCTCTACCGCTCCGAGCACCCCCTGACCCACGCCCTCCTTCTGGACCCGGGCCTCGGGGAACGAGTCGCCCCTTGGTTGGGCGATACCGTCTACGCCGCCTGCCCGGACCGCTTCGCGCTCTATCTTTTCCCCGAGCTGGCCCATCGCCTGGCCGAACTCAGCCCGCAACTGGCCGCCCTCTACCAAGAAGCCGTCTTTCCCGCGAGCAACGAAATCTTCCGCCTCAGCCGTGGCCAGCTCCGTGCCATCGGGACCTTCGCAGCCGGAGCCCCCTGATTCATACCGAGCTGCAGAATTAGCTGGTAGAATGGCCGAGTGGATTTCGGGCCAGACCAGGGCGCGACGAGGGCGCGGTGCAGGCACCGTAAGCGAGGAGCAACGCAGGGCTGGCTCGAAAGACTCCGGCTCTCCCTTCCCCGCGCTTCAGCGCCTCTTCCCCACAACACCTCCCCTCCATTCTACCAGTGAATTCTGGAGGTTGGTATCAGACCAGCTGCAAAACCTCCTCAATGGACTCGGCCCGCTCAAGACTCGCGAGGTGGCTCTGCTGACGGCAACAGCGGGCAATCTCCGCCAAGGTATTCAAGTGCCCCTGGGCATCGCCCTGGGGACTGATGACAAAAATCACCATCCGGATCTGATTCTCCTTCCCCATCACAGACAGCCCCCTTTCCAGACGGAAGAAGTAAGCCATGCGATCTTCGATCCGGCTGGAGTAAAGGTGGAGAAAGGCCAAGCCCTTCCCCAGCACCGAGGGGAAAGACTTCTCCTGCGCTTGCAGCGTCGCCACCGTGTCCTCCACCGAAAGCGCGGGCAGGTCTTGGGCGGCCACCTCCACGATCCGTCGATAGAGCCCATCGAGATCTTCGGCTTCGATTCGCCGGTAGCCCCCATTCTGGAAACCACGTCGCAAGAAACCATCCGAGCGATGCAAGACCAAAACGCGGTCCTCGCTTTTCAAGCTCTCTCCCAGCTCCTTGCCCGCCCGCAGGGGCAGGCCCTTGCCCCCACGGAAAATCATCAAAGGCAAACCGGGCAGAAGCGGCGGGGACCCCGGGTTCACCTTGCCCACCGTGATGACCTCGAGAGAAGCCTCTCTCCGATCCAGCTCTCCCGCGATGACGGAGGGACGGGCCAGCTCCACAAAAACATCTCCCGTATTGTCCTCCGTCTTCTCGGGCGACTCGAGCGAAAGGCTGGTGCCCGGAGCCGTCCCGGAGGAGACGGGAGAAGCGGCCGGTCGCCAACCAAAGCTCTCGTAGCGGCCCAACTTGGCCCCCCATTGGGACCTCACCAGGCGATTGAGTTCCGCGTTGTCAGTCAAAGAAAGAACCTGCGCCACTCCCTGGAAAAGCTCGCTCTCCATCAGCTCGTCCACCTCCAGGGCATCCCCCTGGACCACGGTCAAGCCGTCCTCCTTGGCGTAGCCCACGAAGC
It encodes the following:
- a CDS encoding DNA polymerase Y family protein — its product is MIAALHVPQLPLQVALWEEPDLDGQPCAMLAPGSLREGGPRVPVLYANARAQREGVETGMALTRALARCRTLQLRERVPEAEARMRESLLRRATHLAADVELADEATVLLDVFPIPEARRDPAAWLEALPEFPLFWRRAIGPTPEAAWLAAVSGREVVEEVEALWDLPLGVLATLGARPEWRERWEAWGLRRVGEFARLAGAAVRDRLGVEASRMHAVLNGERRRLRLHRPVKRLLESFELEEPVTQLEPLFFVLHRLLETLVGRLQAMLRVARELVLTLHFIDGRAEESRLRVADPSAGLEGLMAILRAFLEGAEHAAPTQAVTLEVLPTEASQAQRDWMRRGLADGNRFTETLAHLQSLVGRERVGRPRPARSHRAEDFAVQPFHSGRGGGEVPAVLPLPLRRFRPPIGVTVFSEGRGGLSWPLALQGGPWAGSITARRGPFLLSGHWWGQEAWKRVEWDVSLESGALLKVAQVGGTRWWVEGAYG
- the rpmB gene encoding 50S ribosomal protein L28, with product MSRVCSITGSRITSGRKIHRSGLAKKKGGIGMHVTKTVKRQFQPNLQTKRIWVPELNKYVRVKLSARALKTISKNGAYVTLKGAGLI
- a CDS encoding error-prone DNA polymerase, which gives rise to MSGFVEWHARSAFSFLRGASQPEALVRRAAALGMPGLAVCDHAGFYGSARVQVAAAEVGLRAWVGTTLDFCDGTSLPLLAATREGYQNLSRLQTRLHLEAPERKVAWLDYASFFSLPEEALAGVVCLSGDGEGLLSRLLAANKKAEALRFAGQLVERFGVGQVVLEVVRHRRRGERRVERALRDLGEHLGLSVMASNAPLFAEREARFLHDALTCLRHHTRLDEAGRLLECNGERTLKGPEEMEALFADFPEALAESGRLAERVEFTLENLGYEFPSFRDPATGRCLSRPEEIGRLREEAWRGLKQRCPRATPQLRQQVAHELSLIERLGFSGYFLVVWSIKEFARGEGILCQGRGSAANSVVCYALGITNVNPMEQQLLFERFLSENRKSWPDIDIDFPSGERRERVIQHVFDTYAPYGAAMTANVITYKPRSAFREMSKVLGFPEELANRFSEISASPRSEDPQREVAGKSPKEAVYPSQLVDGLEETFVQSGVAKSDVRFLPLRRLYQEVLRLPRHLGQHSGGMVFTHGRLDQVVPLEPAAMPNRTVVQWDKDDCEDLGIVKVDLLGLGMMAVMEDVLTISRERGEPVDLGTLPKDDAATYELMCQADTVGTFQVESRAQMATLPILRPRTFYDVCIEVAIIRPGPIVGDLVHPYLNRRTGREPIDCIHPAFEQALERTLGVPLFQEQILQMGMLIADFTGSEADELRRAMSFKRSDERMQRVIAKLRAGMTAKRITEEVQDKVVHSIQSFALYGFPESHAISFGLLAYASCWLKVHRPAAFYAALLNNQPMGFYAPATLIRDAKKRGLRVRPVSVVASAGETTVVEDRQIRLGLSRLKGLAQKTSDRLLREREARPFVSLSDFLARVRPSKKERRILAESGACNDLPRVEHRRQALWQAELPLMKGLFAARPMASAVEESPLAEMSPGERLAADFATMSHTTGPHPMTIWRRMAGQSRSWQALSRRALRAEELLREPHGRRVEMVGMVICRQRPGTAKGHCFLSLEDESGLANVFVPKKTYQANRLTITREPFLWITGRVQVGEGEVVSLYAESLEGLPQEGLVAAPSHDFH
- the ruvA gene encoding Holliday junction branch migration protein RuvA; the encoded protein is MIAFLEGTVVENFPDRLVVKVGGIGYAVAVPLGTFDDVPAGQAVTVLTHFHVRENEQALYGFRRAEERDLFQLLLNRVSGVGPKLALAILSGMRVEEFKQNVVQNEAAALARISGLGKKTAERIILELKDKLGVAAVWEQTGGTGQGGETAGGDAVLALISLGYKQADAHKAVQKLQQGDSQWSSDELLREALRTLNR